The following nucleotide sequence is from Bacillota bacterium.
TCTTGTTAGCGGCAACGCCGCCTACTAGTAAGACATCACCAATCCCAAGCTCAGTAATTGCCAGGCGCAGTATCTTCTCCATAGAATTGGCAATACAACGAAACACGGCTCGTGCAATGGCCGCCTTATTGGCGTCATTAGACACAAGCCGCAAGGCGGCTGTGGTAGGACCTGAAAAGCTGACTTGATATCCCTTTGTATGAGAAGGTACTACCAGCTCGTCCGCAGTTGGGTCTGTTAGGGCCAATTTTTCCAGGTCCGGTCCGGCTGGGAAACGAAGGCCGAGAGCGACGCCAACGCGATCGACAAATTGTCCGGCATTTAGGTCCATGGTTTTCCCCAAAACAGATAACTCAAAGCCGTCTGCCTTTTCCTGCACTGCCAGTAATTCTGTGGTCCCGCCCGACATATGAACCGCCAGAAACGCACCTGCAGATGGGCCCCCGGCCCCCAGTCGCCCGGCAGCTAAGTGACCTTCTTGATGAGTAAAAG
It contains:
- a CDS encoding O-sialoglycoprotein endopeptidase → MVLGFDSSCYTTSVAAVSLAGEIVADWRRLLAVEPGTAGLRQQEALFQHWQNFPQLLQQMRSLPHLRPVAIAYSERPTARPDSYLPVFTAASSLAQSIAGVMGIPSLPFTHQEGHLAAGRLGAGGPSAGAFLAVHMSGGTTELLAVQEKADGFELSVLGKTMDLNAGQFVDRVGVALGLRFPAGPDLEKLALTDPTADELVVPSHTKGYQVSFSGPTTAALRLVSNDANKAAIARAVFRCIANSMEKILRLAITELGIGDVLLVGGVAANKIIRERLRDRLEHQAVGGKLFFAPPKLSTDNAVGIAWLGLSTLRRGKP